The sequence below is a genomic window from Prosthecobacter dejongeii.
GGTGCTGCTGGTTCCGTTAAATCCAGGTGCGTTAGGGGCACCGCCTGCGGGTTGCTGCACTTGGTAAGTGGCAGCGGGAGCTGAGTAAGAGGGGGTGGTGGGCTGCGGGGTGTAGCCCCCGTAGGCAGGCTGTGGCGAGTAAGATGGAGGTGCCGCAGGCCGTGGGGAGTAAGCGGGCTGCTGGGCATAGCCCCCATACTGTGGCTGGGCTGGGGCGCCGTAGTTTCCTCGAGCCACCGTTTGAGCCGTGACCTCCACCTGACCCATCTGCATGTAGGGGATGCCGATCTGCTGGGCAGCGGCGCTGGAGAGATTGATCACACGTCCCTGATAATAGGGAAAGCGATCATTGACGGTGACATTCACCGTGCGGCCATTGAGCATGTTTTTCACCGTCACCACGGTGCCAAAGGGCAAGGTGGTGTGGGCAGCGGTGTAAGCTTGTGGATAATAGATCTCACCTGAAGAGGTAGGTCGTCCGGTGTATTGGTCTGCGACATAGGAGGCCCAGCCCTGCTCCCTGTGGGCAGGTGGACGTGAGGCGCAACTGACCAGGGCCAGCATGGAGAGACAGAGAAACCAGCGACAAAACATGCAGGCATGGTTTTTACACAAAGAAGTGCGCTTCGTCACTCTTAGAAATTAAGAAAGCTTCGACAATGGGGTCTA
It includes:
- a CDS encoding septal ring lytic transglycosylase RlpA family protein; protein product: MFCRWFLCLSMLALVSCASRPPAHREQGWASYVADQYTGRPTSSGEIYYPQAYTAAHTTLPFGTVVTVKNMLNGRTVNVTVNDRFPYYQGRVINLSSAAAQQIGIPYMQMGQVEVTAQTVARGNYGAPAQPQYGGYAQQPAYSPRPAAPPSYSPQPAYGGYTPQPTTPSYSAPAATYQVQQPAGGAPNAPGFNGTSSTPPGLKTF